From the genome of Ptychodera flava strain L36383 chromosome 20, AS_Pfla_20210202, whole genome shotgun sequence, one region includes:
- the LOC139119732 gene encoding vesicular integral-membrane protein VIP36-like — protein sequence MVSKMATFRVLVHVALVLLSFSVPCIDSREREGNPRDYLKREHSLVKPYTGSGMSIPLWDFTGNTMVTNNFVRLTADRQTQRGAIWNKIPCNVRDWELHVHFKIHGKGRGTLFGDGLAIWYVKDRMEEGQVFGSRDYYKGLGLFIDTYSNHNGPHNHRHPYLSAQINNGTWKYDHDRDGTHTEVAGCEALGLRNVDHDTTMAIRYSQDRLTVMLDIDNKNEWKECFDVTGIRLPTGFFFGASAQTGQLADNHDILSMKVYELEVSRAEADGSVDYSKISPQADFFAPPRDHIDDPSGAFKNISLSWGKLFLLIFCVCLGGLVCIIVGVLVFQKRQEQNRKRFY from the exons ATGGTTTCGAAAATGGCGACCTTCAGGGTCCTCGTACACGTTGCACTTGTTTTGTTGTCGTTTTCTGTGCCATGCATCGATTCGAGGGAAAGAGAGGGCAATCCGAGGGACTATCTTAAACGAGAACACTCGTTGGTTAAGCCTTACACAG GCTCCGGAATGAGCATTCCTCTTTGGGATTTCACCGGCAATACCATGGTTACCAATAATTTTGTCAGACTGACAGCTGACAGACAAACGCAGAGAGGAGCTATTTGGAACAAAATT CCTTGTAATGTTAGAGATTGGGAATTACATGTTCACTTTAAAATTCATGGTAAAGGCAGAGGTACACTATTTGGAGATGGACTTGCCATCTGGTATGTTAAAGATCGGATGGAAGAAG GTCAAGTCTTTGGTAGCAGGGATTACTACAAAGGCCTTGGACTATTTATTGATACCTACAGCAATCATAATGGACCTCACAAT CATCGTCATCCATATCTCTCTGCTCAAATCAACAATGGTACCTGGAAGTATGACCATGACAGAGATGGTACTCACACGGAGGTAGCTGGTTGTGAAGCGCTAGGGCTTCGGAACGTAGACCATGATACAACAATGGCCATCAGATACTCCCAGGATAGACTGACA GTAATGTTAGACATAGATAACAAGAATGAATGGaaggaatgttttgatgttACAGGAATTAGGTTACCTACAGGTTTTTTCTTTGGGGCATCTGCTCAGACAGGACAACTTGCAG ATAACCATGATATACTTTCAATGAAGGTATACGAATTAGAAGTTTCCAGAGCAGAGGCAGATGGTTCAGttgattatagtaaaattagTCCACAAGCAGATTTCTTTGCACCACCCAGAG ATCATATTGATGATCCAAGTggtgctttcaaaaacatctCACTAAGTTGgggaaaattatttctactcATTTTCTGTGTTTGCCTTGGCGGCCTTGTTTGTATTATTGTTGGGGTGCTTGTATTCCAGAAGAGGCAGGAACAAAACAGGAAGAGGTTCTATTAG